In the [Clostridium] colinum genome, one interval contains:
- a CDS encoding stalk domain-containing protein: MKKNIKKFIICTTLSTMFLSNSVYAYTKKNVSVNIDNMLQPIKSNVINKDGHTLVAFRDLFEMLDAKVDWNDVKREITAKKDDKTLIINVDTNKAKLNDKYLDLPVSVEIIDGATYVPLRFVCEAFDMKVEWDSEKQKIAINTGKKGYIYLDDLYTKDNTKTLSQEEAVKTAQSKNSNIKNLNDAIEYSKKVSFDLNEKIVGQNYYDPAIESILRNINSLDAQVQDKDINQKIIEDSIELSVISAAANIKTTKLNIASLEKNIEANEKNIEALELKYKYGMISENKLKQAKDTQKNNKLNLEALKSSLKTQQQVLNNILGQDYDINVDIKLKDDFNEIDKIDIETYTKRAKEGDISIQLLKKNLERLEEIRKNYSHTLSEEDKIKADNDIKTAQRKLEDAKTNMENQLRSSYDNLIKMRDTDKTLKRDLEKSIDEYNKVAANYISGNATLNQVKQAELGILNVEKQIEQNKINFATSLYTFEKPYLSSPSSK, translated from the coding sequence ATGAAAAAGAACATAAAAAAATTTATAATTTGTACAACATTATCAACAATGTTTTTATCTAATAGTGTGTATGCATATACAAAAAAGAATGTCTCTGTAAATATAGACAATATGTTACAACCAATAAAGTCTAATGTTATAAATAAAGATGGACATACATTAGTAGCTTTTAGAGATTTATTTGAAATGTTAGATGCAAAAGTAGATTGGAATGATGTAAAAAGAGAAATAACTGCAAAAAAAGATGATAAAACATTAATTATAAATGTAGATACTAATAAAGCAAAATTAAATGATAAATATTTAGATTTGCCTGTTTCTGTTGAAATAATAGATGGAGCCACTTATGTACCACTAAGATTTGTATGTGAAGCTTTTGATATGAAAGTGGAATGGGACAGTGAAAAACAAAAAATAGCAATAAATACTGGAAAAAAAGGATACATATATTTAGATGATTTATATACAAAAGATAACACTAAAACATTATCTCAAGAAGAAGCTGTTAAAACAGCACAAAGTAAAAATTCTAATATAAAAAATTTAAATGATGCTATCGAATATAGTAAAAAGGTATCTTTTGATTTAAACGAGAAAATTGTAGGACAAAATTATTATGACCCAGCAATAGAAAGTATTTTAAGAAATATAAATAGTTTAGATGCACAAGTACAAGACAAAGATATTAATCAAAAAATAATTGAAGACAGTATAGAATTAAGCGTTATTAGTGCTGCGGCTAATATAAAAACAACTAAACTTAACATAGCTAGCTTAGAAAAAAACATTGAAGCAAATGAAAAAAATATTGAAGCTTTAGAATTAAAATATAAATATGGTATGATTTCTGAAAATAAATTAAAACAAGCTAAAGATACACAAAAAAATAATAAATTAAATTTAGAAGCATTAAAAAGTTCTTTAAAAACGCAACAACAAGTATTAAATAATATATTAGGTCAAGATTATGACATAAATGTAGACATAAAATTAAAAGACGATTTTAATGAAATAGATAAAATAGATATTGAAACATACACAAAAAGAGCTAAAGAAGGAGATATATCTATCCAGTTACTTAAAAAGAATTTAGAAAGATTAGAAGAAATAAGAAAAAATTATAGTCACACATTATCTGAAGAAGATAAAATTAAAGCGGATAATGATATAAAAACAGCTCAAAGAAAATTAGAAGATGCTAAAACAAATATGGAAAACCAGTTAAGAAGTAGTTATGATAATTTAATAAAAATGAGAGATACAGACAAAACTTTAAAAAGAGATTTAGAAAAATCAATTGATGAATATAACAAAGTGGCGGCAAATTATATTAGTGGTAATGCAACTTTAAATCAAGTTAAACAAGCAGAGCTTGGTATATTAAATGTAGAAAAACAAATAGAACAAAACAAAATAAACTTTGCAACTTCTTTATATACTTTTGAAAAACCATATTTAAGTAGCCCTTCAAGTAAATAA
- the sigG gene encoding RNA polymerase sporulation sigma factor SigG encodes MSGYKVEICGVNTSKLPILKNEEKEELFKRVQAGDEKAKEEFIYSNLRLVLSVIKKFSNRGENIDDIFQVGVIGLIKAINNFDVNQGVKLSTYAVPMIIGEVRRYLRDYNSIRVSRSLRDIAYKSLQTKEMLINKNCKEPTIEEIAKELNIDKEDIIVALDAIQEPISLFEPVYNDGSDSIFVMDQVKDDKNNDNQWVENISLNEAMKKLNEREKYIIKLRFFEGKTQMEVAEEINISQAQVSRLEKSALKNMRKYM; translated from the coding sequence ATGTCAGGATATAAGGTTGAAATATGTGGAGTTAATACAAGTAAATTGCCTATATTAAAAAATGAAGAAAAAGAAGAATTGTTTAAGCGTGTTCAAGCTGGAGATGAAAAAGCAAAAGAGGAATTTATATATAGTAACTTAAGGCTTGTTTTAAGTGTTATAAAAAAGTTTTCTAATCGTGGAGAAAATATAGATGATATATTTCAAGTTGGTGTAATAGGGCTTATAAAAGCTATAAATAATTTTGATGTAAATCAAGGTGTTAAACTTAGCACATATGCAGTTCCTATGATTATAGGTGAAGTTAGAAGATACCTTAGAGATTATAATTCTATAAGAGTTAGTAGGTCTTTAAGAGATATAGCTTATAAATCTTTACAAACAAAAGAAATGCTTATTAATAAAAATTGTAAAGAGCCTACCATAGAAGAAATAGCTAAGGAACTTAACATAGATAAAGAAGACATTATAGTAGCTTTAGATGCTATCCAAGAGCCTATATCTTTGTTTGAACCAGTATATAATGATGGAAGTGATTCTATTTTTGTTATGGACCAAGTTAAAGATGATAAAAACAATGATAACCAATGGGTAGAAAATATTAGTCTTAATGAAGCTATGAAAAAACTTAATGAAAGAGAAAAATATATTATAAAACTTAGATTTTTTGAGGGTAAAACTCAAATGGAAGTGGCTGAAGAAATAAATATTAGCCAAGCACAAGTTAGTAGATTAGAAAAAAGTGCTTTAAAAAATATGCGTAAATATATGTAG
- the yfmF gene encoding EF-P 5-aminopentanol modification-associated protein YfmF has translation MIDNGINVKVINTDKFKTICIAFLLRQSLDRKYVTYNSILSKILTMGCEKYKTIRDINIKIEEMYGAYIHSDILKKGDNQIIEVLIEFSEDKVSLEEAFLFLKEIILNPLVENEGFKKEYFEKSKQLVIDTIYSRQNDKKELAKDRCLEIMCKDEKFGILADGYIEDIENNKIDNKNLYMHYKDILKTSNMDIVVIGNIQERDVNNLVKKHFNIEERNCKNINFDFVYKDKIKEKNVIEKFNITQGKLCMAFRTNVEASSKDFIGLLVGNEILGGGSGSMLFNNVREKEGLCYYINSFILMFKGIVFIQSGVDFDNYEKAINNIKENVENVVNGNFDDNHIQVAISSLCKKYKSIVDYNTSTIDYYYTNYLANVKMNIDEILDSIKSVKKEDIQKSFKNIWLDTCYFMKGDEN, from the coding sequence ATGATAGATAATGGTATAAATGTAAAAGTTATAAATACTGATAAATTTAAAACTATATGTATTGCTTTTCTTTTAAGACAAAGCTTAGATAGAAAATATGTAACTTATAATTCTATTTTATCTAAAATTTTAACTATGGGATGTGAAAAATATAAAACTATAAGAGATATAAATATAAAAATAGAAGAAATGTATGGAGCATATATTCATAGCGATATATTAAAAAAAGGTGATAATCAAATAATTGAAGTGTTGATAGAATTTTCAGAAGATAAAGTGTCTTTAGAAGAGGCATTTTTATTTTTAAAAGAAATAATATTAAACCCCTTAGTAGAAAATGAAGGATTTAAAAAAGAATATTTTGAAAAATCTAAACAATTAGTTATAGATACAATATACTCTAGACAAAATGATAAAAAAGAACTTGCTAAAGACAGATGTTTAGAAATTATGTGTAAAGATGAAAAATTTGGCATTTTAGCAGATGGATATATAGAAGATATTGAAAATAATAAAATTGATAATAAAAACCTTTATATGCATTATAAAGATATTTTAAAAACTTCTAATATGGATATAGTAGTTATTGGAAATATACAAGAAAGAGATGTAAATAATCTTGTAAAAAAACATTTTAATATAGAAGAAAGAAATTGTAAAAATATAAATTTTGATTTTGTATATAAAGATAAAATAAAAGAAAAAAATGTAATAGAAAAATTTAATATAACACAAGGTAAGCTATGTATGGCATTTAGAACAAATGTAGAGGCTAGTAGCAAAGATTTTATAGGACTTTTAGTAGGAAATGAAATTTTAGGCGGAGGCTCTGGGTCTATGCTTTTTAATAATGTTAGAGAAAAAGAAGGTCTTTGCTATTACATTAACTCTTTTATATTAATGTTTAAAGGAATAGTATTTATACAAAGTGGAGTAGATTTTGATAATTATGAAAAAGCTATAAACAACATAAAAGAAAATGTAGAAAATGTTGTAAATGGAAATTTTGATGACAATCATATACAGGTTGCAATAAGCAGTCTTTGTAAAAAATATAAGTCTATAGTAGATTATAATACTTCTACAATAGATTATTATTATACTAATTATTTAGCTAATGTGAAAATGAATATAGATGAAATATTAGATAGTATAAAATCTGTAAAAAAAGAGGACATACAAAAGTCTTTTAAAAATATATGGCTAGATACTTGTTATTTTATGAAAGGTGATGAAAATTGA
- the yfmH gene encoding EF-P 5-aminopentanol modification-associated protein YfmH, with translation MIDNIIYENINGTTLAFIPKKHFVEKQAMICFKYGSMHNNIKIDGENINLPAGIAHFLEHKMFEKKDYNVFDRFNKLGANVNAYTNFLSTTYYFNCVDNFYENFNELLNLVSKPHFTDENVEKEKPIIEQEIKMYDDDPYWRVFFNLMKIMYDKNNTITNDIAGSVEDIKNINSDMIYKCYNSFYTKDNCIIICCGDLDDKIKIENSILKNLNINEKKTGVIQKYEQKYKNMSNYVEKKMGINQKIFNIGFKNFQKNGTIFDKIVANKLFLDIIFGKSSLFYEKLYSRGIIDDTFGFDFNNFDENASYIFSGISKDPKEIVKYINEEINKVKNNGIFNEDFNRIKNKHIGNFVRRFNIIDNIVSMEADYFSNGFNIKSYYKSLESVTLENIQQSLEYFEKDAYLSVIN, from the coding sequence TTGATAGATAATATTATATATGAAAATATAAATGGAACAACTTTAGCATTTATACCTAAGAAACATTTTGTAGAAAAACAAGCTATGATTTGTTTTAAATATGGGTCTATGCATAATAATATAAAAATTGATGGAGAAAATATAAATTTACCAGCTGGCATAGCACATTTTTTAGAACATAAAATGTTTGAAAAAAAAGATTATAATGTTTTTGATAGATTTAATAAGTTAGGAGCAAATGTAAATGCATATACTAACTTTTTATCAACAACATATTACTTTAATTGTGTTGACAATTTTTATGAAAATTTTAATGAATTATTAAATCTTGTTAGTAAACCACATTTTACAGATGAAAATGTAGAAAAGGAAAAGCCCATAATAGAACAAGAAATAAAAATGTATGATGATGACCCATATTGGAGAGTTTTTTTCAACCTTATGAAAATAATGTATGATAAAAATAATACTATAACAAATGATATAGCAGGAAGTGTAGAAGATATAAAAAATATAAATTCAGATATGATTTATAAATGTTATAATAGTTTTTATACAAAAGATAATTGTATAATAATATGTTGTGGAGATTTAGATGATAAAATAAAAATAGAAAATAGCATATTAAAAAATTTAAATATAAATGAAAAAAAGACAGGAGTTATACAAAAATATGAACAAAAATATAAAAATATGTCAAACTATGTAGAAAAGAAAATGGGAATAAATCAAAAAATTTTCAATATAGGCTTTAAAAATTTTCAAAAAAATGGTACAATATTTGATAAAATAGTAGCTAACAAATTATTTTTAGATATTATTTTTGGAAAAAGTTCATTATTTTATGAAAAGTTATACAGTAGAGGTATAATAGATGATACCTTTGGGTTTGACTTTAATAATTTTGATGAAAATGCATCATATATATTTTCTGGTATTTCTAAAGATCCTAAAGAAATTGTAAAGTATATAAATGAAGAAATAAATAAAGTTAAAAATAATGGCATTTTTAATGAAGATTTTAATAGAATAAAAAACAAACATATAGGAAATTTTGTAAGAAGGTTTAACATTATAGACAATATTGTATCTATGGAGGCAGATTACTTTTCTAATGGGTTTAATATAAAAAGTTATTATAAATCATTAGAAAGTGTAACATTAGAAAATATACAACAATCTTTAGAATATTTTGAAAAAGATGCATATTTAAGTGTTATAAACTAA
- the lgt gene encoding prolipoprotein diacylglyceryl transferase — protein MTPEIWFVNLGIKIDKLDRVAFTIFGIDVYWYGIIIACGVVLGLTVTLKEAKRTAQDIDFYTDAVIISSIIIILFARLYYVIFSWDYYKDHLNEIFSIRNGGIAIYGGIIGGILSGIVLCKVKKQNFFKVADTFSFMTIIGQIMGRWGNFVNREAFGGYTDSLFAMRYLKEQVSSIPKDVLDKVININGAEYIQVHPTFLYESLWNIGVLIVLLIFRKRKKFDGQLMAIYFIGYGMGRFWIEGMRTDSLMIWNTNIPVSQVLSGILVIVFTIYLIINLKKSKNYSDMDILLKRSE, from the coding sequence TTGACGCCAGAAATATGGTTTGTAAACTTAGGAATAAAAATTGATAAGCTAGATAGAGTTGCATTTACTATTTTTGGTATAGATGTATACTGGTATGGTATTATTATAGCTTGTGGTGTTGTTTTAGGGCTTACTGTTACATTAAAAGAAGCTAAAAGAACAGCACAAGATATAGATTTTTATACAGATGCTGTTATAATATCATCAATTATAATTATTTTATTTGCAAGGTTATATTATGTAATATTTTCTTGGGATTACTATAAAGACCATTTAAATGAAATATTTTCTATAAGAAATGGTGGCATAGCTATATATGGAGGAATTATAGGGGGTATTTTATCTGGTATAGTTTTATGTAAAGTAAAAAAGCAAAACTTTTTTAAGGTGGCAGATACATTTTCTTTTATGACTATAATAGGTCAAATAATGGGTAGATGGGGAAATTTTGTAAATAGAGAGGCCTTTGGTGGATATACAGATTCATTATTTGCTATGAGATATTTAAAAGAACAAGTATCTAGCATACCTAAAGATGTGTTAGACAAAGTTATAAATATAAATGGTGCTGAATATATACAAGTCCACCCAACATTTTTATATGAATCTTTATGGAATATAGGAGTTTTAATAGTTTTACTTATATTTAGAAAACGTAAAAAGTTTGATGGTCAGCTTATGGCTATATATTTTATAGGATATGGTATGGGTAGATTTTGGATAGAGGGTATGAGAACAGATTCTCTTATGATATGGAATACTAATATTCCAGTTTCTCAAGTTCTATCTGGTATATTAGTTATAGTATTTACAATATACCTTATCATAAATTTGAAAAAGAGTAAAAACTATAGTGATATGGATATTTTATTGAAAAGGAGTGAGTAA
- a CDS encoding Spo0E family sporulation regulatory protein-aspartic acid phosphatase, translating into MSKIKSGIIQKIEDVRYILNKQIENNDNKERILKTSIRLDKLINIYYTYNIDTI; encoded by the coding sequence GTGAGTAAAATAAAAAGTGGTATAATACAAAAAATAGAAGATGTTCGATATATATTAAATAAACAAATAGAAAATAATGATAACAAAGAAAGAATATTAAAAACTAGCATTAGATTAGATAAATTAATTAATATATACTATACATATAATATAGATACAATTTAA
- the rpsO gene encoding 30S ribosomal protein S15, which translates to MEFNKKEIVAKFGRNPEDTGSPEVQVALLTARINHLTDHLRTHKKDHHSRRGLLKMVGQRKGLLNYIKNKDIVKYRELIAELGLRK; encoded by the coding sequence ATGGAATTTAACAAAAAAGAAATAGTAGCAAAGTTTGGTAGAAATCCAGAAGATACTGGGTCTCCAGAGGTTCAAGTAGCTTTATTAACAGCTAGAATTAACCACTTAACAGATCATTTAAGAACTCATAAAAAAGACCATCATTCTAGACGTGGGCTTTTAAAAATGGTTGGTCAAAGAAAAGGTCTTTTAAATTATATTAAAAATAAAGATATAGTTAAATATCGTGAGTTAATTGCAGAATTAGGTTTAAGAAAATAA